In Acidobacteriota bacterium, a single genomic region encodes these proteins:
- a CDS encoding M23 family metallopeptidase — MKHWKLKLPSRRSPSSTLPVPTGGKSQASRSREAKPSAFEIQFHPADIRRRVRYLFLSRRQAVGVALAVLAVMIGFALSLRAMPEAVRALLGRRELPALEAERERQGGRLGVLVERLGELQERGEDLRFKVDKISLAYGLSHDESIGQGGFPVAPEATPIPKSNFSNAIRNGQVLRAEIEEELQVLDAFLVEIRDLEEAHQERARITPSVIPLRGENFLLTSPYGNRRSPFTQALDFHAGIDLAAPIGKEIHAPAEAVVAFAGRYPRRQSVSWWRYGNLVVLRHGDRFISLYGHCDEVRVRRGQRVRQGDVIGTVGNTGWSTSPHLHYEVRSRQEDGTFRPIDPRIYILDYRWSDEERTLIRSRNAPALDDFEPLPALLGS, encoded by the coding sequence GTGAAGCACTGGAAGCTCAAACTGCCGTCGCGCCGATCCCCGTCTTCGACCCTACCGGTTCCTACCGGCGGCAAGTCGCAGGCGAGTCGGTCTCGGGAGGCGAAGCCTTCCGCCTTCGAAATTCAGTTTCATCCGGCGGACATCCGCCGCCGGGTGCGCTACCTGTTCTTGAGCCGCCGCCAGGCGGTCGGGGTCGCTTTGGCGGTGCTTGCCGTAATGATCGGCTTTGCTCTTTCCCTGCGGGCGATGCCGGAGGCCGTGCGGGCGCTCCTCGGACGTCGTGAACTGCCGGCGCTGGAGGCCGAACGGGAACGGCAGGGAGGGCGGCTGGGGGTGCTGGTCGAGCGATTGGGTGAGCTGCAGGAACGCGGCGAAGACCTGCGCTTCAAGGTGGACAAGATCTCCCTCGCCTACGGTTTATCGCACGATGAGTCGATCGGCCAGGGAGGATTCCCGGTGGCCCCCGAGGCCACCCCCATTCCGAAGTCGAATTTTTCGAACGCCATCCGCAACGGCCAGGTCCTACGCGCCGAGATTGAAGAAGAGCTCCAGGTGCTCGACGCCTTCCTGGTGGAGATTCGGGATCTTGAAGAAGCCCATCAAGAGCGCGCTCGCATCACCCCGTCGGTCATCCCCCTGCGGGGCGAGAACTTCCTGTTGACCAGCCCCTACGGCAACCGACGGAGCCCGTTCACCCAGGCCCTCGACTTCCACGCGGGGATCGATCTGGCGGCCCCCATCGGCAAGGAGATCCACGCTCCGGCGGAAGCGGTGGTGGCCTTTGCCGGGCGCTATCCTCGGCGCCAGAGCGTGTCCTGGTGGCGCTACGGCAACCTGGTGGTTCTGCGCCACGGTGATCGCTTCATCTCGCTCTACGGTCACTGTGACGAAGTGCGCGTGCGCCGCGGCCAGCGGGTACGCCAGGGCGATGTCATCGGCACCGTCGGCAATACCGGCTGGAGCACCAGCCCGCACCTCCACTACGAGGTGCGTAGCCGGCAAGAAGATGGAACCTTCCGACCGATCGACCCGCGCATCTACATCCTCGACTACCGCTGGAGCGACGAGGAGCGGACCTTGATCCGATCGCGCAACGCTCCCGCTCTCGACGATTTCGAGCCCCTGCCGGCTTTGCTGGGCTCTTGA
- a CDS encoding inositol monophosphatase family protein: MSNELLQTALAAAEAGAEVVRGYFRAADLEVREKAANDFVTAADTGSERAILEVVRGRFPDHRILAEEGGGAEECGKGSSGGASRRNEVEWIIDPLDGTTNFARGLPMFAISVACRRGGEMQVGVILEPLRREVFRGRRGGGAEWNGRPMRVSGAAGLAGAFLATGYPFKAHRALDAYLGVFREVFLQARAIRRCGAAALDLAYTAAGVFDGFFEFRLAPWDLAAGTLLLEEAGGRVSDLDGGTRSLETGNIVAGNEAVQRELRHIVAAIVDEAALDRLDPRPPAAAPDPSV; the protein is encoded by the coding sequence ATGTCCAACGAACTCCTCCAAACGGCTCTCGCAGCCGCCGAAGCCGGTGCCGAGGTGGTGCGTGGCTATTTTCGCGCCGCCGACCTGGAAGTGCGGGAAAAGGCGGCCAATGATTTTGTAACCGCGGCGGATACCGGGAGTGAACGAGCGATCCTAGAGGTCGTTCGGGGACGCTTCCCGGATCATCGGATTCTGGCCGAGGAGGGCGGTGGGGCAGAGGAGTGCGGCAAGGGATCCAGCGGTGGAGCGTCGCGACGGAACGAGGTGGAGTGGATCATCGACCCCCTGGACGGCACGACCAATTTCGCCCGCGGCTTGCCGATGTTCGCCATCTCCGTCGCCTGCCGGCGGGGCGGTGAGATGCAGGTGGGGGTGATCCTGGAGCCGCTGCGGCGGGAGGTGTTTCGTGGCCGGCGCGGCGGCGGGGCAGAGTGGAACGGCCGGCCGATGCGGGTGTCCGGCGCCGCCGGCCTCGCCGGGGCGTTCCTCGCCACCGGCTATCCGTTCAAGGCCCATCGTGCCCTGGATGCCTATCTGGGGGTCTTTCGGGAAGTCTTCTTGCAGGCGCGGGCGATCCGCCGCTGCGGCGCTGCCGCCCTCGATCTGGCCTATACGGCGGCCGGGGTGTTCGACGGGTTTTTCGAATTTCGCCTGGCGCCATGGGATCTAGCGGCCGGCACCTTGCTGCTGGAAGAGGCCGGTGGGCGGGTCTCGGACCTCGATGGCGGTACTCGCAGCCTCGAAACGGGTAATATCGTCGCTGGCAACGAGGCGGTGCAGCGGGAACTACGCCACATCGTCGCCGCCATCGTCGATGAAGCTGCTCTCGACCGCCTCGATCCCCGGCCCCCTGCCGCGGCGCCGGATCCCTCGGTCTAG
- a CDS encoding PilT/PilU family type 4a pilus ATPase: protein MSVKTAEAQPEEKSGPVKVLDRLLRFTTKKGASDLHLKPTRPPLLRVNGKLTAIDADPLGPRDIGRMVLPILNPQQKKRLEEKMAVDFGYGVSGLARFRGNLYMQRGTLAASFRRIPYDIRSVDDLELPDTLLDFCDLPMGLVLVTGPTGSGKSTTLAALIKHIVSRRPVHVITIEDPMEFLFTDGVASLSQREIGTDTVTFAEALRNSLRQDPDVMMVGEMRDTETISTVITAAETGHLVFSTLHTNSASQTIDRILDSFPSAQQGQVRAQLAQVLKGVISMKLVERSDGTGLVAVLEIMKMSPKIAKMVEKGETSSILEEIESSVGYYRMQSTNQSLLALLVHGTIPYAEAVRQSPDPEDLSLKLRKMFPKIEERGGDMSPSTADFSQILELQEFRRLYEEQEEKTKIRLADKDQLISEAEDRIADRDRQLEELSGRIQEMSEEQDKMRKDYDRLKQEAQEKIDKQNLRIKELNQKLLSEDKKGLFR from the coding sequence ATGAGTGTGAAAACCGCAGAGGCTCAACCGGAGGAGAAGAGCGGGCCGGTCAAGGTCCTCGATCGCCTGCTCCGCTTCACCACCAAGAAGGGCGCCTCGGACCTTCACCTGAAGCCCACCCGTCCGCCCCTTCTGCGGGTCAACGGCAAGCTGACGGCGATCGACGCGGATCCCCTCGGTCCGCGCGACATCGGCCGCATGGTGCTGCCGATCCTCAACCCCCAGCAGAAGAAGCGCCTCGAAGAGAAGATGGCGGTGGACTTCGGCTACGGAGTGAGTGGCCTGGCCCGTTTCCGCGGCAATCTCTACATGCAGCGCGGCACCCTGGCGGCGTCCTTCCGGCGTATCCCCTACGACATCCGTTCCGTCGACGATCTGGAACTGCCGGACACGCTCCTCGACTTCTGCGACCTGCCGATGGGTCTGGTGCTGGTCACCGGTCCCACCGGCAGCGGCAAGTCCACCACTCTGGCGGCGCTGATCAAGCACATCGTCAGCCGGCGGCCGGTGCACGTCATCACCATCGAAGATCCGATGGAGTTCCTGTTCACGGACGGGGTCGCCAGCTTGTCGCAGCGCGAGATCGGCACCGACACGGTCACTTTCGCGGAGGCCCTACGCAACTCGCTGCGGCAGGATCCTGACGTGATGATGGTCGGTGAGATGCGCGACACCGAGACCATCAGCACGGTGATCACAGCCGCCGAAACGGGTCACCTGGTGTTCTCGACCCTGCACACGAATAGCGCTTCTCAGACCATCGACCGCATTCTCGATTCCTTTCCTTCCGCACAGCAAGGTCAGGTGCGGGCGCAACTCGCCCAGGTGTTGAAAGGGGTGATCTCCATGAAGCTGGTGGAGCGCTCCGACGGTACCGGCCTGGTGGCGGTACTGGAAATCATGAAGATGTCGCCGAAGATCGCCAAGATGGTCGAGAAGGGCGAGACCTCGAGCATCCTGGAAGAGATCGAGTCGTCCGTCGGCTACTACCGCATGCAATCGACCAACCAGTCGCTGCTCGCGCTCCTGGTGCACGGCACCATTCCCTACGCCGAAGCGGTCCGTCAGTCGCCAGATCCGGAAGACCTATCTCTCAAGCTGCGCAAGATGTTTCCGAAGATCGAAGAAAGGGGAGGGGACATGAGTCCTTCGACCGCCGATTTCTCCCAAATTCTCGAACTGCAAGAGTTCCGCAGGCTGTACGAGGAGCAAGAGGAGAAGACCAAGATCCGCCTGGCGGACAAAGACCAGCTCATTTCCGAGGCCGAAGACCGCATCGCCGACCGCGATCGCCAGCTCGAAGAACTCTCCGGGCGCATCCAGGAAATGTCCGAAGAGCAGGACAAGATGCGCAAGGACTACGATCGCCTGAAGCAGGAAGCGCAGGAGAAGATCGACAAGCAGAACCTGCGGATCAAGGAGCTGAACCAGAAGCTGCTGTCGGAAGACAAAAAAGGGTTGTTTAGATAA
- a CDS encoding methylated-DNA--[protein]-cysteine S-methyltransferase: MPRTDTPRFVTLAYPLGRLFGICRNRAIVRLGQVDTAQDVQREAERAGATEDPSAPLLASLAHQLDDYFSGNRMTFDLPLDPPGTTFRRRVWQELLTIPYGETRTYGEIANAIGDPGATQAVGQANHHNPIGILIPCHRVIGADGSMVGYASGVERKKWLLRLEGAEVMRQRELF, translated from the coding sequence ATGCCCCGCACCGACACTCCCCGCTTTGTAACCCTCGCCTACCCGCTAGGGCGCCTTTTTGGGATCTGTCGGAACCGGGCGATCGTCCGCCTGGGCCAGGTTGACACGGCCCAAGATGTCCAGCGAGAAGCCGAGCGAGCGGGGGCCACCGAGGATCCTTCCGCTCCGCTCCTCGCCTCCCTCGCCCACCAGCTCGATGACTATTTCTCGGGAAACCGGATGACCTTCGATTTGCCTCTAGATCCTCCGGGCACCACCTTCCGCCGCCGAGTGTGGCAGGAGCTCCTGACCATTCCCTACGGCGAAACCCGCACCTACGGCGAGATCGCCAACGCCATCGGTGACCCCGGCGCCACCCAGGCCGTCGGCCAGGCCAACCACCACAACCCCATCGGCATCCTCATCCCCTGCCACCGCGTCATCGGCGCCGACGGATCCATGGTCGGCTACGCCAGCGGCGTCGAGCGCAAGAAGTGGCTTTTGCGCCTCGAAGGCGCCGAGGTGATGCGGCAGCGGGAGTTGTTCTGA